TGTTTTTTGAGGATGTCGCCATACGTGACGGTGTCGTTCCACTGTAGTTGCCAGACTTCATTGACGCCTTGAAGGTACATGGCAATGCGTTCGAGGCCGTAGGTGATTTCGACGGCAACGGGGTCGAGTTGCATGCCGCCCGCTTGCTGGAAATAGGTAAATTGCGTGATTTCCATGCCGTCTAACCACACTTCCCATCCCAGGCCCCATGCACCCAGGGCGGGGGATTCCCAGTTGTCTTCGACAAAGCGGATGTCGTGCGCTTTGCAGTCGAGGCCCAGTGCTCCGAGGCTTTTGAGATAGAGTTCCTGCGGGTTGCCGGGGTCGGGTTTGAGGATGACCTGATACTGGGTGTGCATTTGCATGCGGTTGGGGTTTTCGCCAAAGCGCCCGTCGTCAGGACGATAGGAGGGTTCGACATAGGCGACATTCCACGGTTCGGGTCCGAGGACGCGCAATACAGTGGCGGCGTTCATGGTGCCTGCGCCCACTTTTTCGCTGTAGGGTTGCCATATTATGCAGCCGTTGTCGGCCCAGA
The genomic region above belongs to Gemmatimonadota bacterium and contains:
- the glyQ gene encoding glycine--tRNA ligase subunit alpha produces the protein MNFQDLIMRLERFWADNGCIIWQPYSEKVGAGTMNAATVLRVLGPEPWNVAYVEPSYRPDDGRFGENPNRMQMHTQYQVILKPDPGNPQELYLKSLGALGLDCKAHDIRFVEDNWESPALGAWGLGWEVWLDGMEITQFTYFQQAGGMQLDPVAVEITYGLERIAMYLQGVNEVWQLQWNDTVTYGDILKKQEIEYCNYEFYWADVNRLKSMYDIFLAEAQAALDRDLVIPAHDYVIRCSHTFNLLDTRGAIGVTERARFFAQMRDLSRQIAEAYVEQREDQGYPLVES